One Deinococcus grandis DNA window includes the following coding sequences:
- the apaG gene encoding Co2+/Mg2+ efflux protein ApaG translates to MPDAPSFTDSPDIQVRVEVLFMPSHSQPGRLVFAYIIHIENRSDQTWKLLARHWDIVDGLGRETSVDGEGVVGEQPVLPPGGSFTYDSFVTLEAAPGHMGGHYVMQDAWGARARVPVAPFMLAEPGRTLN, encoded by the coding sequence ATGCCGGACGCCCCCTCTTTCACCGACAGCCCCGACATCCAGGTGCGGGTCGAGGTGCTGTTCATGCCCTCGCACAGCCAGCCGGGTCGGCTGGTGTTCGCGTACATCATCCACATCGAGAACCGCAGCGACCAGACCTGGAAGCTCCTGGCGCGCCACTGGGACATCGTGGACGGGCTGGGCCGCGAGACCAGCGTGGACGGCGAGGGCGTCGTCGGCGAGCAGCCGGTCCTGCCGCCCGGCGGGTCGTTCACGTACGACTCGTTCGTGACGCTGGAGGCCGCGCCCGGTCACATGGGCGGCCATTACGTCATGCAGGACGCCTGGGGCGCGCGGGCGCGGGTGCCGGTCGCGCCGTTCATGCTGGCCGAACCGGGCCGCACCCTGAACTGA
- a CDS encoding M42 family metallopeptidase: MNVGDPGAGRRLAGVTINRDFLFKLLDAAAPSGLERRAADVWLAEAATFARTHEDHYGNVYAEVGPEDAPAVALMGHLDEIGLIVSHVGDEGFLSVLPVGGWDPQVLVGQRIRVLAPGGDLIGVIGKKAIHVMDADERTKASRIEDLWIDLGLSKEEVTEQVPVGTYAVIEQGPIMVGTRVVGRALDNRVGAFIVLEALRAVAGKNLPYRVVAVGTSQEEIGCFGAQLGGYHLNPVAGVAVDVTHETKQPGVSEKKYGVVPFGSGANLTVSPMVSPVLTRQMTDAGREAGVPFTLSASGRYSGTDADALTLVRAGVPTAVVSIPNRYMHSPSEMVDERDVKACTDIIAAWLERLPQGADFTRR, encoded by the coding sequence ATGAATGTCGGTGACCCCGGTGCCGGGCGTAGACTCGCGGGCGTGACTATCAACCGTGACTTCCTGTTCAAGCTTCTGGACGCCGCCGCGCCCAGCGGCCTGGAGCGCCGCGCCGCCGACGTCTGGCTCGCCGAGGCCGCCACCTTCGCCCGCACGCACGAGGACCACTACGGCAACGTGTACGCCGAGGTCGGCCCCGAGGACGCCCCCGCCGTCGCCCTGATGGGCCACCTGGACGAGATCGGCCTGATCGTCTCGCACGTGGGAGACGAGGGCTTCCTGAGCGTCCTGCCGGTCGGCGGCTGGGACCCACAGGTGCTCGTCGGGCAGCGCATCCGCGTGCTCGCGCCCGGCGGTGACCTGATCGGCGTGATCGGCAAGAAAGCCATTCACGTCATGGACGCCGACGAGCGCACCAAGGCCAGCCGGATCGAGGACCTCTGGATCGACCTGGGCCTGAGCAAGGAGGAGGTCACGGAGCAGGTGCCGGTCGGCACGTACGCCGTGATCGAGCAGGGCCCCATCATGGTCGGCACGCGCGTCGTGGGCCGCGCGCTGGACAACCGCGTGGGCGCGTTCATCGTGCTCGAAGCCCTGCGCGCCGTCGCCGGGAAGAACCTCCCGTACCGCGTGGTCGCCGTCGGCACCAGCCAGGAGGAGATCGGCTGCTTCGGCGCGCAGCTCGGCGGGTACCACCTGAACCCCGTCGCGGGCGTCGCGGTGGACGTCACCCACGAGACCAAGCAGCCCGGCGTGAGCGAGAAGAAGTACGGCGTGGTGCCCTTCGGGTCCGGCGCGAACCTGACCGTCAGCCCGATGGTCAGCCCCGTCCTGACCCGCCAGATGACCGATGCGGGGCGCGAGGCGGGCGTGCCGTTCACCCTGAGCGCCTCGGGCCGCTACTCCGGCACGGACGCCGACGCCCTGACCCTCGTGCGTGCGGGCGTGCCGACCGCCGTGGTCAGCATCCCCAACCGTTACATGCACTCGCCCAGCGAGATGGTCGACGAGCGGGACGTGAAGGCTTGCACGGACATCATCGCCGCGTGGCTGGAACGCCTGCCGCAGGGCGCGGACTTCACCCGCCGCTGA
- the tnpC gene encoding IS66 family transposase, with protein sequence MSEVPCPNCKRLEARVRELEAQLAEVLAELRTIKAQLARNSTTSSQPPSQDKPWQPKSERQKTGRSSGAQPDHPGKTLKMSAHPDVIVDLPVTGHCTCGQAWDDVPVDTQVARQVHDLPDLHLQVTEYRADVKICPGCRSRQRAPFPTHVTAQVQYGPRVHALTVYLNVAHFVPLERTSEILHAVCGARPSDGTIALNLNLAAERLQDFEGRLRTALTHQPVLHADETGSPVNGKLHWMHVVSCAQLTFYGQHARRGLAALEHMKVLPKYTGILVHDAWSSYFKLPAQHALCGAHLLRELRGLAEHHGQVWAGALRESLRTVYHDLNAGTLSPEARTAFERRFDELLEEGLLANPAAPPVPGRRGPTKQSHGRNLALRCQQHRAAVLLFLHDCRVPFDNNQAERDVRAWCVKRKVSGGFRSEEGGCNFARIRSYMSTLQKQGLSVWEGLVSVFTGDVLMPNFNP encoded by the coding sequence ATCAGCGAGGTCCCCTGCCCAAACTGCAAACGACTCGAGGCACGCGTCCGTGAACTCGAAGCCCAGCTCGCTGAGGTGCTGGCTGAACTTCGCACCATCAAAGCTCAACTGGCCCGAAACAGCACCACATCCAGTCAGCCTCCCAGTCAGGACAAGCCCTGGCAGCCCAAGAGTGAGCGCCAGAAGACCGGCCGGTCTTCTGGCGCTCAACCCGATCACCCCGGCAAGACCCTCAAGATGTCCGCGCATCCCGACGTCATCGTCGATCTCCCGGTGACGGGACACTGCACCTGCGGGCAGGCCTGGGATGACGTTCCAGTCGACACCCAGGTCGCTCGACAGGTTCATGACCTCCCCGACCTCCACCTTCAGGTCACCGAATACCGCGCCGACGTCAAGATCTGCCCTGGATGTCGTTCCCGGCAGCGAGCACCCTTCCCCACGCACGTCACGGCTCAGGTGCAATACGGTCCACGGGTCCACGCCTTGACGGTGTATCTGAACGTGGCGCACTTCGTGCCCCTCGAACGCACCAGTGAAATCCTGCACGCGGTCTGCGGAGCACGCCCGAGTGATGGCACCATCGCGCTGAACCTGAATCTGGCAGCGGAGCGACTGCAGGACTTTGAAGGGCGACTCAGGACAGCCCTGACACATCAACCGGTGCTGCATGCAGATGAGACCGGCAGCCCGGTGAACGGGAAGCTGCACTGGATGCATGTCGTGAGCTGCGCGCAGCTCACGTTCTACGGCCAGCATGCCCGGCGCGGCCTCGCGGCACTGGAGCACATGAAGGTCCTGCCGAAGTACACCGGCATCCTGGTCCACGACGCCTGGAGCTCGTACTTCAAACTTCCGGCACAGCATGCCCTGTGCGGAGCTCATCTGTTGCGGGAGCTGCGGGGATTGGCCGAACACCATGGGCAGGTGTGGGCTGGCGCACTTCGGGAATCGCTGAGGACGGTGTATCACGACCTGAACGCCGGGACGCTGAGCCCAGAGGCCCGCACGGCGTTTGAACGGCGATTTGATGAACTGCTTGAGGAGGGCTTGCTGGCCAACCCAGCCGCGCCGCCCGTTCCAGGGCGACGCGGTCCGACGAAGCAGTCACATGGGCGGAATCTGGCGTTGCGGTGCCAGCAGCACCGCGCAGCGGTGCTGCTGTTCCTACATGACTGCCGAGTGCCGTTTGATAACAATCAGGCGGAGCGGGACGTGCGGGCATGGTGCGTGAAACGCAAGGTATCTGGAGGATTCCGGTCCGAGGAGGGTGGGTGCAATTTCGCTCGGATCAGGAGTTACATGTCCACGTTGCAGAAGCAAGGTCTCAGCGTCTGGGAGGGCTTGGTCAGCGTGTTCACGGGTGACGTGCTCATGCCTAACTTCAACCCCTGA
- a CDS encoding DUF1517 domain-containing protein: MTRAHPGAAPRRLMLLAALLLILTTLLASAHAQSGGGFGGRSSGGSSSGSSSSGGGYSGGSSSRGGSYGGGYGGGYGGGYSGPIIINNGGYGGGYGYSTGGGGFGLVGLIIFGVVIFAVVMTMRRSLGGGVRGLSSVSGTAQAVSVQLLLAEGEEVKRALQRVAQTGDPDTNEGLARMLQEAALVALRHPDRWVYGTVQRAQGSASTADSQVGAWATEARAAFTEQTTSNYQNRDPNSGYQRRDDYTFKGDPSDQYLAVTIMVAAHALAALPPAGVTTAQEARAALNAISSVAPGDLIRADVVWSPDAPGEFLSEDEAIQKYPSLTRL; the protein is encoded by the coding sequence ATGACCCGAGCCCACCCCGGCGCAGCCCCGCGCCGCCTGATGCTGCTGGCGGCCCTCCTGCTGATCCTGACCACGCTGCTCGCCTCCGCCCACGCGCAGTCCGGCGGGGGCTTCGGGGGCCGCAGTTCCGGCGGGTCCAGCTCCGGCAGCTCGAGTTCCGGCGGTGGATACAGCGGCGGGAGCTCCTCGCGCGGCGGCAGCTACGGCGGCGGGTACGGTGGGGGCTACGGGGGCGGGTACAGCGGCCCGATCATCATCAACAACGGCGGGTACGGCGGCGGCTACGGGTACAGCACGGGCGGCGGCGGCTTCGGACTGGTCGGACTGATCATCTTCGGCGTGGTGATCTTCGCCGTGGTGATGACCATGCGCCGCAGCCTGGGTGGCGGCGTGCGCGGCCTGAGCAGCGTCAGCGGCACCGCCCAGGCGGTCAGCGTGCAGCTCCTTCTGGCCGAGGGCGAGGAAGTCAAGCGCGCCCTGCAACGTGTCGCGCAGACCGGCGACCCCGACACGAACGAGGGCCTGGCCCGCATGCTGCAGGAGGCCGCGCTGGTCGCGCTGCGCCACCCGGACCGCTGGGTGTACGGCACCGTGCAGCGCGCCCAGGGGTCGGCCAGCACCGCCGACAGTCAGGTGGGCGCCTGGGCCACCGAGGCCCGCGCGGCATTCACCGAACAGACCACCAGCAACTACCAGAACAGAGACCCGAACAGCGGCTACCAGCGCCGGGACGACTACACCTTCAAGGGCGACCCCAGCGACCAGTATCTCGCCGTGACGATCATGGTCGCCGCGCACGCCCTCGCGGCCCTGCCGCCCGCCGGTGTGACCACCGCGCAGGAGGCCCGCGCGGCCCTGAACGCCATCAGCAGCGTCGCCCCGGGCGACCTGATCCGCGCGGACGTCGTCTGGAGCCCCGACGCGCCCGGCGAGTTCCTCTCGGAGGACGAGGCCATACAGAAGTACCCCAGCCTGACCCGCCTGTAG
- a CDS encoding transposase, whose product MQVALRDWGDARITLALDTTLLFKRWCVICVSLVYRGRAIPLSWRVIRHGSSTVGNQEIYPVLASVQCLLVHLPQVEEVCICADRGFLDHTLMGDFTTFGWQWMIRGKGPVHLFDQDGTSLGQFQSQLSHHGQLIVRHGVYVTGKRYGPVNIAAVRPFGQRDPWFIVSSQPCHTRTFAEYHQRTQVEESFLDLKSGVFNLEETRLDQAHQLEKLWCVLGLAYLMVLSEGTAVTEHGKRREIDPHWVRGLSYAQMGLRAIRQALTRRTPVLERLRLSQASDPEPSRRRRSPIGWDVVQGFS is encoded by the coding sequence ATGCAGGTCGCACTGCGTGACTGGGGTGATGCGCGCATCACCCTCGCCCTGGACACCACCCTCCTGTTCAAACGCTGGTGCGTGATCTGCGTCTCCCTCGTCTACCGGGGGCGTGCCATACCGTTGTCCTGGCGCGTCATCCGTCATGGGAGTTCGACGGTGGGGAATCAGGAAATCTACCCTGTGCTCGCCAGCGTCCAGTGCCTGCTCGTCCACTTGCCACAGGTCGAAGAGGTCTGCATCTGTGCAGACCGGGGCTTCCTTGATCACACGTTGATGGGCGACTTCACCACCTTCGGATGGCAGTGGATGATTCGCGGCAAGGGTCCCGTCCACCTCTTTGATCAGGACGGAACGTCCTTGGGGCAATTTCAGTCACAGCTCAGTCACCACGGTCAGTTGATCGTGCGGCATGGGGTGTACGTCACGGGGAAGAGGTACGGTCCCGTGAACATCGCGGCGGTGCGGCCTTTTGGGCAACGTGATCCTTGGTTCATCGTGAGTAGTCAGCCCTGTCACACGCGAACATTCGCGGAGTATCACCAACGTACTCAGGTCGAGGAATCCTTCCTCGACCTGAAGAGCGGGGTCTTCAATCTGGAGGAGACGCGCCTGGATCAGGCGCACCAACTGGAGAAACTCTGGTGCGTGCTGGGACTGGCGTACCTGATGGTCTTGAGCGAGGGTACTGCCGTCACGGAGCATGGGAAACGGCGGGAGATTGATCCACACTGGGTACGGGGCTTGAGTTATGCGCAGATGGGGCTGCGCGCCATTCGACAGGCATTGACACGTCGAACACCAGTCCTGGAGAGGCTGCGCCTCTCCCAGGCCAGTGACCCCGAACCGTCACGTCGTCGACGATCGCCAATCGGCTGGGACGTCGTTCAGGGCTTCTCATGA
- a CDS encoding c-type cytochrome translates to MNRRSLPAALLLVTPLLAGVAALAQTTPAPTTPAQTSAPATTLKAGPADLTRGEAIAASCSGCHGPTGRAPVLKGEPAAQIQNALLAFRSGTRRNGTMQGIASRLSDQDIVDVAAFYAGPPAAPAPATPPAAPTPAPPSTSTAAPTTASGTLGRTLYLEGAPARDVLACAVCHGEDGRGADAVGIPAIAGLSAASVLETLRAYHAMPPVGIAYPDAMRIAVKPLTDADMTAIAQFVATLK, encoded by the coding sequence ATGAACCGACGTTCCCTGCCTGCCGCCCTGCTGCTCGTCACGCCCCTGCTCGCCGGGGTCGCCGCCCTGGCCCAGACCACACCGGCGCCGACCACACCCGCGCAGACGAGTGCCCCCGCGACCACCCTGAAGGCCGGCCCCGCCGACCTCACGCGGGGCGAGGCCATCGCCGCCAGTTGCAGCGGCTGCCACGGCCCGACCGGCCGCGCCCCCGTCCTGAAGGGCGAACCGGCCGCGCAGATCCAGAACGCGCTGCTGGCCTTCCGCAGCGGCACGCGCCGCAACGGCACCATGCAGGGCATTGCGTCGCGCCTGAGCGATCAGGACATCGTGGACGTCGCCGCGTTCTACGCCGGACCACCCGCTGCGCCCGCACCCGCCACGCCGCCCGCTGCGCCCACCCCGGCACCGCCCAGCACCTCCACCGCTGCCCCGACGACCGCGTCCGGCACCCTGGGCCGCACCCTCTACCTAGAGGGCGCCCCGGCCCGCGACGTGCTGGCCTGCGCGGTCTGCCACGGCGAGGACGGCAGGGGCGCGGACGCCGTGGGCATCCCGGCCATCGCGGGCCTGAGTGCCGCCAGCGTCCTGGAGACCCTCAGGGCGTACCACGCGATGCCGCCCGTGGGCATCGCCTACCCGGACGCCATGCGGATCGCGGTCAAACCCCTGACCGACGCCGACATGACGGCCATCGCGCAGTTCGTCGCCACGCTGAAGTAA
- a CDS encoding phosphatase PAP2 family protein — MESLWLMITNLGRDEVFIVVLALFTWLVRPRGGRELGVAFALSYLLNSALKYGLNLPRPFTNDPSLASEAARATAGGPGLPSGHAQMSATLWLGIAAQLRSTGFTVFAAVLVAVIAASRLLLNVHYPSDVVVGLLLGVGFALLAARVHFPQAGALRWGVPAALLVVAALIPAGAPREFGTGLGLLAGFWASRPTFAPPRDWAGRLIVAVLGLVMVFAVYFALGALPQELKDMGVVRALRYAALVLVATEGVPLALRRWLPAQASAAQGAPQVVH; from the coding sequence ATGGAATCGCTGTGGTTGATGATCACGAACCTGGGTCGTGACGAGGTCTTCATCGTGGTGCTGGCGCTGTTCACGTGGCTGGTGCGGCCCCGGGGCGGGCGGGAGCTGGGCGTGGCGTTCGCGCTGAGTTACCTGCTGAACTCCGCGCTGAAGTACGGGCTGAACCTGCCCCGGCCGTTCACGAACGATCCGTCGCTGGCGTCCGAGGCGGCGCGGGCCACGGCGGGCGGGCCGGGCCTGCCGAGCGGGCACGCGCAGATGAGCGCGACGCTGTGGCTGGGCATCGCGGCGCAGCTGCGCTCGACGGGCTTCACGGTGTTCGCCGCCGTGCTGGTGGCGGTGATCGCGGCGTCGCGCCTGCTGCTGAACGTGCACTACCCCAGTGACGTGGTGGTGGGCCTGCTGCTGGGCGTCGGATTCGCGCTGCTGGCCGCGCGGGTGCATTTTCCGCAGGCGGGGGCGCTCCGCTGGGGCGTTCCGGCGGCGCTGCTGGTCGTCGCGGCGCTGATTCCGGCGGGTGCCCCGCGGGAGTTCGGGACGGGCCTGGGGCTGCTGGCGGGCTTCTGGGCGTCGCGGCCCACGTTCGCCCCGCCGCGTGACTGGGCCGGGCGGCTCATCGTGGCGGTGCTGGGGCTGGTCATGGTGTTCGCGGTGTACTTCGCGCTGGGCGCGCTGCCGCAGGAACTCAAGGACATGGGCGTGGTGCGGGCGCTGCGGTACGCGGCTCTGGTGCTCGTCGCGACCGAGGGCGTGCCGCTGGCGCTGCGCCGCTGGCTGCCTGCCCAGGCGAGTGCCGCGCAGGGGGCGCCGCAGGTCGTACACTGA
- a CDS encoding ABC transporter ATP-binding protein, with the protein MTVPQADVLRAVQHNSPNALELRGITKRFPLVLANDNISMQVRWGSVHALCGENGAGKSTLMKIVYGIQPPTSGEIVVDGEVVNLTDPSEAIKRGIGMVFQHFMLVETLTVTENVILGMEPTSGGSINYGAARKRVADLIKQFNFDLNPDAIVGELPVGLQQKVEILKTLYRGARILILDEPTAVLTPSETDELFDFLVNQYARSGNAVVFISHKLHEVLQISDTISVIRDGKMIGSIPTQGATTEILARMMVGRDVTLKVNKAPAQPGQVALDVQNVVVKGEHRNAVDGVSFQVRAGEIVGIAGVEGNGQSELVEAITGLQTYQGQITYLGKPARGVREVEASGLSHVPEDRNERGLVLEMSTAENFILGEHDRAPFAGPLGILKQDVIDENARTLSEQYDVRPRSATLPAGSYSGGNAQKIIVAREMRKGPKILVASQPTRGVDIGAIEFIHARIVEARDQGLAVLLVSADLGEVMNLADRILVMYEGKVVGEVNAANATDTQLGLLMTGSGGDTTTQASW; encoded by the coding sequence ATGACTGTTCCACAGGCCGACGTTCTGCGCGCCGTTCAGCACAACTCCCCGAACGCGCTGGAGTTGCGCGGCATCACCAAACGCTTCCCCCTCGTGCTCGCCAACGACAACATCTCCATGCAGGTCAGGTGGGGCAGCGTCCACGCCCTGTGCGGCGAGAACGGCGCGGGCAAGAGCACCCTGATGAAGATCGTGTACGGCATCCAGCCCCCCACCAGCGGCGAGATCGTCGTGGACGGCGAGGTCGTGAACCTCACCGACCCCAGCGAGGCCATCAAACGCGGCATCGGCATGGTCTTCCAGCACTTCATGCTCGTCGAGACGCTGACCGTCACCGAGAACGTCATCCTGGGCATGGAACCCACCAGCGGCGGCAGCATCAACTACGGCGCGGCCCGTAAACGCGTCGCGGACCTCATCAAGCAGTTCAACTTCGACCTGAACCCCGATGCCATCGTGGGTGAACTGCCCGTCGGTCTGCAGCAGAAGGTCGAGATCCTCAAGACCCTGTACCGCGGCGCCCGCATCCTGATTCTCGACGAACCCACCGCCGTGCTGACCCCCAGCGAGACCGACGAACTGTTCGACTTCCTGGTCAACCAGTACGCCCGGAGCGGCAATGCCGTCGTGTTCATCAGCCACAAGCTGCACGAGGTGCTGCAGATCAGCGACACCATCAGCGTCATCCGCGACGGGAAGATGATCGGCTCGATCCCCACCCAGGGCGCCACCACCGAGATCCTGGCCCGCATGATGGTCGGCCGCGACGTCACCCTGAAGGTCAACAAGGCCCCTGCCCAGCCGGGACAGGTCGCGCTGGACGTGCAGAACGTCGTCGTGAAGGGCGAGCACCGCAACGCCGTGGACGGCGTGAGCTTCCAGGTGCGCGCCGGAGAGATCGTCGGCATCGCGGGCGTCGAGGGCAACGGCCAGAGTGAACTCGTCGAGGCGATCACCGGCCTCCAGACGTACCAGGGTCAGATCACGTACCTCGGCAAGCCCGCGCGCGGCGTGCGCGAGGTCGAGGCCAGCGGCCTGTCCCACGTGCCCGAGGACCGCAACGAACGCGGCCTGGTCCTCGAGATGAGCACCGCCGAGAACTTCATCCTGGGCGAACACGACCGCGCCCCCTTCGCCGGACCGCTGGGCATCCTCAAGCAGGACGTCATCGACGAGAACGCCCGCACCCTCAGCGAGCAGTACGACGTCCGCCCCCGCAGCGCCACCCTGCCCGCCGGGAGCTACTCGGGCGGGAACGCGCAGAAGATCATCGTCGCCCGCGAGATGCGCAAGGGCCCCAAGATCCTGGTCGCCAGCCAGCCCACCCGTGGCGTGGACATCGGCGCGATCGAATTCATCCACGCCCGCATCGTCGAGGCGCGCGACCAGGGCCTCGCCGTGCTGCTCGTCAGCGCCGACCTCGGCGAGGTCATGAACCTCGCCGACCGCATCCTCGTCATGTACGAAGGCAAGGTCGTCGGTGAGGTGAACGCCGCGAACGCCACCGACACCCAGCTGGGTCTCCTGATGACCGGCAGCGGCGGCGACACCACCACCCAGGCCAGCTGGTAA
- a CDS encoding EamA family transporter, whose product MLSIQGGAAFAKTLFPTLGPAGTTTVRVALAAALLMLVFRPALNRLTWVQWRAILPYGAALGLMNLAFYESLRLLPLGLAVTLEFVGPLLLSLALSRRPLDVAWVALAGLGIVLISPIGGGGATNAPLLGIVLALAAGGMWALYILAGGAVGRRVPGTTGVVAGMIVAALVTLPFGVVQAGPALLSPHALLLGLGVAVLSSALPYTLEMRALRAIPARIFGVMMSVEPALAALSGLLFLGERLTAVQWAAMACVIAASAGINLTGKAAHSEPEPVN is encoded by the coding sequence ATGCTGAGCATCCAGGGCGGCGCGGCCTTCGCGAAGACGCTGTTCCCGACGCTGGGCCCGGCGGGGACGACCACGGTCCGCGTGGCGCTGGCGGCGGCGCTGCTGATGCTGGTGTTCCGCCCGGCGCTGAACCGCCTGACGTGGGTGCAGTGGCGCGCGATCCTCCCGTACGGCGCGGCGCTGGGCCTGATGAACCTCGCGTTCTACGAGTCGCTTCGGCTGCTGCCGCTGGGGCTGGCGGTCACGCTGGAGTTCGTGGGGCCGCTGCTGCTGTCCCTGGCGCTGTCCCGCCGCCCGCTGGACGTGGCGTGGGTGGCGCTGGCCGGGCTGGGCATCGTGCTGATCTCCCCCATCGGCGGTGGCGGGGCCACGAACGCCCCGCTGCTGGGCATCGTGCTGGCGCTCGCGGCGGGCGGCATGTGGGCGCTGTACATCCTGGCGGGGGGCGCGGTGGGCCGCCGGGTGCCCGGCACGACCGGCGTGGTCGCGGGCATGATCGTCGCCGCGCTGGTCACGCTGCCGTTCGGGGTGGTCCAGGCGGGTCCGGCGCTGCTCAGCCCGCACGCGCTGCTGCTGGGCCTGGGCGTCGCGGTGCTGTCCAGCGCGCTGCCGTACACGCTGGAGATGCGCGCCCTGCGCGCCATTCCCGCCCGGATCTTCGGCGTGATGATGAGTGTCGAACCGGCCCTGGCGGCCCTGAGCGGCCTGCTGTTCCTCGGCGAGCGCCTCACGGCCGTGCAGTGGGCGGCGATGGCCTGCGTGATCGCCGCCAGCGCCGGGATCAACCTGACCGGGAAGGCCGCGCACAGCGAACCGGAACCCGTGAATTAG
- a CDS encoding carboxymuconolactone decarboxylase family protein, producing the protein MSEQLERGKRKRAQVMGQEYVDRAFSGNPEAFGADYQRFLTEYAWGAAWGRGNLTDRERHMVTLGILAALGREREFEGHVRATRNTGVSERDLSDVLHQVAIYAGVPAGLSGFTIAKRVLGEQE; encoded by the coding sequence ATGAGCGAGCAACTGGAACGCGGGAAACGTAAACGCGCGCAGGTCATGGGGCAGGAGTACGTGGACCGGGCGTTCAGTGGGAACCCCGAGGCGTTCGGCGCGGACTACCAGCGCTTCCTGACCGAGTACGCCTGGGGCGCGGCGTGGGGCCGCGGCAACCTGACCGACCGCGAGCGGCACATGGTCACGCTGGGCATCCTGGCGGCGCTGGGCCGCGAGCGGGAGTTCGAGGGGCACGTCCGGGCGACGCGCAACACGGGCGTCAGCGAACGTGACCTGAGTGACGTGCTGCATCAGGTGGCGATCTACGCGGGCGTTCCGGCGGGCCTGAGCGGGTTCACGATTGCCAAGAGGGTGCTGGGAGAACAGGAGTAG